The genomic region AAGGTAATTAGGGCCACGGTAAAATCAATACTGCGCTTGACGTAGTTATCGTAAATAACGTGTGACCGTCCCCTCTGGTTCCTTGGCTGTAAAAGGCCGTAGTTTGCTGAAACTGGTCCAACTTGGCGGTGGCAAATGTTTGCAATAAAGTTTGTCATAAACTTACCTCCTTCAGTGACCGTGGTTACATTGGTATGGCTGATTTAAGAATCTGAGTAGCGTTGTACGCGGGTTTCTCCGACAGCATGATTTGGTTCAGTTAGTGGTGTAATCTTACCCTGCTTATCAGCTGGATTATCAGGGTAACCGTCATCCTGCCCTGCTTGCCAAAGGAAGCGGATCAGGTAGACCGCAAAGGCTAAGACCAGACCAATCACAAATCCTAAGAAAGTCATCCGCTTAATTTTAGGACTAATTGGTTGGTTGTTCGGGGTCGCCTTAGAAATCACGGTGACACTCTTACCATCCATAACTTGAGCAATCTCAGACTGGAAAACCCGGGCAACCTCATTGGCAACATCAGCTGCCAAACGAGGACTGGGCGCCTTAGCGTTAATACTGAAAACTTGAGAATTGTTCTGGCTGGCTGTGTTCACCATCTTAGACACATCGCCACCAGTTAAACCCGGATAGTAACGGGGATTATCAGAACTCCAAGTTGACAGGTTCTGGGCCACCTTGTTGCTAATGACTGGCCGACTAATAATATCCTTATAGGTATTAATAATGGCCACGGCGGCCTGTTGTTCATCGTTGGTGCTGTCCTGGTGGTCATCTTTTTTGTTGACCAGGAGGGAAACAGTGGCCTGGTACTGTGGTGTTACAAAAACCTTCGCATAGGCGAAAAATGCTAAAGCAAATAGGAAAGCAATCGCTAAAATCTTTAGCCATTCCCGCCGCACCATTTTCACAAGGAGTTTTAGGTCAAAAATGTTTTCCATTATTTATTCTTCCATTCGTTTCACTCAGGAAGTCCAGTTGACCCAGCTAGCTCACAGGTACTTGGCATCAAGTTCCGGATCCTGACTGGTCAAAATCTTGGGACCGTCCTTGGTGATGGCTAGAGTGTGTTCGTACTGGGCTGACCAAGAGCCATCCGCAGTCCGCACTGTCCAACCATCTTCGGGGGTTTCGTCGGTCGTGACTTCCCAGCCACCGAGATTAATCATTGGTTCAATTGTAATCGTCATCCCCTCGCGCAGGCGGAGACCGTGGCCGGCCTTACCATAATGCGGCACTTGGGGTTCTTCGTGCATAGTTGGCCCAACGCCATGACCGATGTACTGACGAACATCACCATAATGGTGCTGGTTCTCAGTGTAGTCTTGGATAACGGCACCAATATCGCCGATTCGATTACCAATCACGGCCTGGTCAATTCCCAGATAGAGGGATTTCTTAGCAACCCGCATTAGCTCTTTAACTTCAGGGCTGACCTCGCCAACCGCATAAGACCACGCTGAGTCAGAAACAGCGCCGTCCAAACCAACGACCGTGTCAACCTTGACTAGGTCACCGTTCTTTAACTTAAGACCCTTACGGGGCAGACCGTGGGCCACCTCGTTATTAACACTGATTGTTGTGGCGTACTTGAAACCTTCAAAACCAATTTGCAGTGGGACGCCACCGTGGCTTTCAATATATTCCCGACACTTCGTTTCGATTTCCCAGGTATCAATACCGGGCTTGATTAAATCGCGCAGCATCAAATGCATGCCGGCAATGATGGCGCCGGACTTGCGCATCGCCTCGATTTCACGTGGTGATTTTAAACTGATCATGAGTTCACCCCTCTCTCAGTAAATCTAATTACTGGTTAGTATAGCATTAAAATTTTTGTAAAAAATTTCATTCATTTAAAAATATTGTCACAAAAAAGTCATTTTATTACATTTTCTTAGCAAAAATGGGCAGTAAAAAACGCCACCGTAATGGCAGCGTCTTTGTTAAAGTCAGAAGACTTCAATTTAAATCTTAGTGCTTGCGCTTGTAAACCATTGCACCGAAGGCAGCGGCAACTGAAGCAGCAGCAAGGGCTACCACACCAGCTTCGTTGTTAGCAGCCTTGGCACCAGTTTCAGGCAATGCTGAAGGGGTGTTAGCAGCTGGCGTTGCTGGAGTTGCAGCAGGCGTTGCGGCTGGAGTAGCTGGCGTCGTACTTGGGTTAGTAGTAGGCGTTGGCTGTGGTGCTGGAGTTGGCTGTGGAGCAGGCGTTGGGTTTGGAGTTGGAGTTGGAGCAGGCGCAGGGATAGTAGTAGTCGTCTGCGTAGTCTTAACTGAACCAACCAAAACGTTAGACCAAATCAAGTCACCGTCAGGAGTTGATGCTGAACCACGGTCGTTACCTGCATCTGCCTGTTCCACGTGCAAGGCGTAAACCTTACCAGCTTCAGGAGTGAAAGTAATCTGACCAACAACGTTACCAGCCTTGTCAGCACTCAAAGTCAATGGGTTTGAGGCAGTAGCTGATGAGTCCAAAACAGTACCGTTAGGTCCATCAGATGAACCAGCAGCAGTAGTCAACCAAACCTTCAAGTCACCGTTTGCAGGATCCTGTTGGTTAGCCAATTCTGGGTAGTTAGTAGTACGAGTACCAACCACGTACAAAGTCTTTGACTGTCCAGGAGTGAAACCGCTGTCCTGATCAGTGTTGTACAGGTTAACATCTTCGTTGATACCACTTGCAGGTACCTTAGTCTGTGATGAACCAGTGTTAGTTACAGGCGTGTTAGTCGTCTGAGTAACAGTCTTTGAACCATCAGCGTTAGTGGTGGTTGCAGTAGTAGTTTCTGATCCGTCAGCGTTCTTAACAGTACCATCGGCAGGTGCTGCAGTAGTTGAAGCTGCTGCAGTTGAGTCTGCTGAAGTAGTGTCGTCAGCGTTAGCTGAAGCAAGAGCTGCAGGGGCAAAAGCCAAAGCAGCGGCACCAGCAACAACCCAGACCTTACCAGACTTGAACATCTTGAAACGATCGTTAGTAGTTACGTTCATATTTCTTTCTCCTCCATGTATTCCATGAATTCTAATTTATGCAACCTTTTCCGCCCAACCACTAGAGCCAGGCCGCGGCGTGCTTACCTCCGCGTATGTAATATCTTACAACAAATTCATTATAACGCATAACGAATATAAAAAACACCAAATTACAGAAAATATCACTGAATCTGTCACTTTTTTGCAACATATTACGTAACAATTGACATAATATCAAAAATTTATTGAAAATTCAGGCCCTTTTACGGTCAAATGTCACTTTTGCTCCCCTTCCATATATACTTTTCTACTATAGAAGATAATTAAACCAATTTTCAAATTGACAAAAGGCCCCTTTGTTACCATAATTGACCTAAGTCAAATAAAAGGAGTGTACAAACATTATGAAGAATTTTTTGCTAGCTGCAAGCTTGTTGGGTAACGCCGCTTTGGCCTACTACCTCTTCAAGGATGAAGATGCAGTCAAGGACTTGCGTGAGAAGGCTGATGCCTGGGGCGACCAGTTGAATGGTAAGGCTCAGCAGTTGAAGGGTTCATTGACTGGTAACAACGGTGACAAGTTAGCCGGTGACTTCGATGAAGCCAAGGGCCGTGTCGAAGAAGGTGCTAACAACCTGAAGAACCAGGCCAAGGATGCTGCTGACGACGCTAAGGAACAGTTTTCATAAGCAACCATAACCCAACTAAAAAACCCGCTGGATAAATATCCAGCGGGTTTTTATTTGTGCTTAATACTTAGGCCTGATAATCAGTGATTAACGAGCTTCCTGCTTGCGACGACGAGCAACCGCAACACTGAGGGCACTCAAGCCAAGGGCAGCCAAGATCGTACCACCTTCAAGGGTGTGCAGCTCAACCCGGCTCTGTACGCCAGTCTTTGGCAGTGAACCACCAAAGCCAAGCTTGCTGCCAGTGCTAGTGTTAGTAAAGCCTAGTCCCCCACCCTGAAGAACTGCGTCACTTTCACCGAAGGGTGTGGTCGTCGTGTCAGTGCTACCGTTAGTACCCTGACCAAAGGTATCGCCGGCACTGTCACCAGTCTTAGTGAAACCGTCCAGGAACAGGTCAGCGTGCTCAGTTTGGAAATAAACCACTGTCATCGGAATCTTGCCTGAGATAGCTGAAACCGGCAGGGTTACGCTCCAAGTGTTACCGTTGTGCACTGCTGGTACGCCAGCAAAGGTCCATGACTTCAAAATGTTTGAAAGGGCAGAACCATCACCGTAACCAGATCCGTTACCGCCAGCGAAGGTAAATGACAGGGTCACCGTCTTACCATCACTGTTAAAGACTGCCTTAGCAGGCTTGTCAAACATCTTGTCCATTACCGAGGCAGAAGTTTGACCGTCCTTGTTCATGTGGTAGGCCACGTTGTAAACCTTGTTTAGTTCAAAGTTTTGATTAGCGGCACTGGTACTAGTTGGCGCCGTGCTGGTAGGTGCAGTACTGGTTGAAGGAGCGGCACTCGTGCTAGTAGCAGTTGAAGTTGAAGTTGGCGTAGTAGCTGGTTGATCAGCCTTGACCAAGTTCATCTTATCA from Leuconostocaceae bacterium ESL0723 harbors:
- a CDS encoding Wzz/FepE/Etk N-terminal domain-containing protein; the protein is MENIFDLKLLVKMVRREWLKILAIAFLFALAFFAYAKVFVTPQYQATVSLLVNKKDDHQDSTNDEQQAAVAIINTYKDIISRPVISNKVAQNLSTWSSDNPRYYPGLTGGDVSKMVNTASQNNSQVFSINAKAPSPRLAADVANEVARVFQSEIAQVMDGKSVTVISKATPNNQPISPKIKRMTFLGFVIGLVLAFAVYLIRFLWQAGQDDGYPDNPADKQGKITPLTEPNHAVGETRVQRYSDS
- a CDS encoding CsbD family protein, with amino-acid sequence MKNFLLAASLLGNAALAYYLFKDEDAVKDLREKADAWGDQLNGKAQQLKGSLTGNNGDKLAGDFDEAKGRVEEGANNLKNQAKDAADDAKEQFS
- a CDS encoding KxYKxGKxW signal peptide domain-containing protein, encoding MNVTTNDRFKMFKSGKVWVVAGAAALAFAPAALASANADDTTSADSTAAASTTAAPADGTVKNADGSETTTATTTNADGSKTVTQTTNTPVTNTGSSQTKVPASGINEDVNLYNTDQDSGFTPGQSKTLYVVGTRTTNYPELANQQDPANGDLKVWLTTAAGSSDGPNGTVLDSSATASNPLTLSADKAGNVVGQITFTPEAGKVYALHVEQADAGNDRGSASTPDGDLIWSNVLVGSVKTTQTTTTIPAPAPTPTPNPTPAPQPTPAPQPTPTTNPSTTPATPAATPAATPATPAANTPSALPETGAKAANNEAGVVALAAASVAAAFGAMVYKRKH
- the map gene encoding type I methionyl aminopeptidase; translated protein: MISLKSPREIEAMRKSGAIIAGMHLMLRDLIKPGIDTWEIETKCREYIESHGGVPLQIGFEGFKYATTISVNNEVAHGLPRKGLKLKNGDLVKVDTVVGLDGAVSDSAWSYAVGEVSPEVKELMRVAKKSLYLGIDQAVIGNRIGDIGAVIQDYTENQHHYGDVRQYIGHGVGPTMHEEPQVPHYGKAGHGLRLREGMTITIEPMINLGGWEVTTDETPEDGWTVRTADGSWSAQYEHTLAITKDGPKILTSQDPELDAKYL